In the Malaclemys terrapin pileata isolate rMalTer1 chromosome 12, rMalTer1.hap1, whole genome shotgun sequence genome, one interval contains:
- the LOC128847126 gene encoding serine/threonine-protein phosphatase 4 regulatory subunit 1-like isoform X3, whose product MAGIPLYFVDLQDDLDDFGFEDYGPDCDSMRITAFLDIPGQDNLTPLARLEKYAFSENIFNRQIIARGLLDVFRDFSNNEEDFLTVMEIVVRLSEDAEPTVRTELMEQIPPIAIFLQESRPNFPTAFSDYLMPIVVRYLTDPNNQVRKASQEALLILLEQELLAQNDIENKVCPILLDLSAPDSDDEYKVEAVNIICKMASMLSKTIVERMLLPRFCELCGDGKLFQVRKVCAASFGDICNAVGQEATERFLIPKFFELCSDSVWGMRKACAECFMAVSYTTSPEVRRSKLSPLFINLISDPCRWVRQAAFQSLGPFISTFANPSSAGLYIREDGTLSIRPSAQDLTSSSCQAGNNANITSASTNIVSSSLEQPIEIKSESSTEGTSAEANPLIRVESPRTDLLKGSSNSCGGPGEALTRLSQNDNTTACVIEGIKDCHVSNCQGVNSRFQSAEDIFNTFLYWRPPLPDISQDLELLQSKTEKHEEGCSMSKAMCNNCVASSEIKKVLESLQEHMDDPDVQAQVQVLSAALRAAQLESINDYETKRTEESNGKLQNELSTFEASHATVEKNTLSSSSFQDDVSDQSTTSILKSTESEEQHNGTIEFLKKEQHNNPPIEDDKSKLQDIIPQPLLDQYLSMTDPARAQTVDTEIAKHCAYSLPGVALTLGRQNWHCLKDTYETLAADVQWKVRRTLAFSIHELAVILGDQLTAADLVPIFNGFLKDLDEVRIGVLKHLYDFLKLLHADKRREYLYQLQEFVVTDNSRNWRFRYELAEQLILILELYSPNDVYDYLRHIALTLCSDKVSEVRWISFKLVVAILQKFYANNANALGLNFINELVARFRHCSKWIGRQAFAFICQAVVEEECMPVDHFVEHLLPSLLSLASDPVPNVRVLLAKALRQTLLEKGSLPSPLLTGISYVNGSILIVL is encoded by the exons TTGGATTTGAAGACTATGGACCAGATTGTGATAGCATGAGGATAACTGCATTCTTGGACATTCCGGGACAGGATAACTTGACTCCGCTTGCTCGTTTGGAAAAATATGCTTTTAGTGAGAATATATTTAATCG ACAGATTATTGCCAGAGGTCTACTTGATGTCTTTCGAGATTTCAGTAATAATGAAGAAGATTTCTTGACGGTAATGGAGATAGTGGTCAGACTGTCCGAAGATGCAG AGCCTACTGTACGGACAGAACTGATGGAACAAATACCTCCCATTGCCATTTTTCTGCAAGAAAGTCGACCAAACTTCCCAACGGCATTTTCTGACTACCTTATGCCCATTGTAGTGAGATACCTCACAGACCCTAACAACCAG GTTAGAAAAGCAAGTCAGGAAGCACTGCTGATACTGCTAGAACAAGAACTCCTTGCTCAAAATGATATTGAAAATAAGGTGTGTCCAATTCTGTTGGACCTCTCTGCTCCAGACAGTGACGATGAGTACAAAGTGGAAGCAGTGAAT ATAATTTGTAAAATGGCTTCTATGCTGAGCAAAACTATTGTTGAACGTATGCTACTTCCCCGTTTCTGCGAGCTGTGTGGTGATGGGAAACTTTTCCAAGTCCGTAAG gtttgtgCAGCTAGCTTTGGTGATATTTGTAATGCAGTTGGACAAGAAGCCACAGAGAGATTTTTG ATTCCAAAGTTTTTTGAACTCTGCTCTGATAGTGTGTGGGGAATGCGAAAAGCTTGTGCTGAATGCTTTATGGCTGTGTCTTACACCACTTCTCCAGAAGTTCGCAGAAGCAAACTGTCCCCTCTCTTTATCAATCTCATCAGTGACCCCTGCAGATGG GTTCGCCAAGCTGCTTTTCAGTCTCTAGGCCCATTTATTTCTACCTTCGCAAACCCTTCTAGTGCTGGCCTTTATATTCGGGAGGATGGGACCCTCAGTATCCGACCATCAGcacaggatttgacttccagttccTGCCAAGCAGGCAACAATGCAAACATCACATCTGCCAGTACGAACATTGTATCCTCCAG TTTAGAACAACCAATAGAAATTAAATCGGAATCGTCAACTGAAGGGACTTCAGCAGAAGCCAACCCCTTGATCCGTGTTGAAAGCCCAAGGACAGACCTACTGAAAGGAAGTTCAAATAGTTGTGGTGGTCCTGGAGAGGCTCTTACCAGATTGTCCCAGAACGACAATACCACTGCTTGTGTGATAGAAGGCATTAAAGACTGTCACGTGAGCAATTGCCAGGGAGTGAACTCAAGGTTCCAGTctgctgaggatatttttaaTACTTTCCTGTACTGGCGCCCTCCACTCCCTGATATAAGCCAGGATTTGGAGCTGCTTCAGTCCAAGACTGAGAAGCATGAAGAAGGTTGCTCTATGTCAAAAGCTATGTGTAATAACTGTGTTGCCAGTAGTGAAATAAAAAAAGTGCTGGAAAGCTTGCAGGAGCACATGGATGATCCAGATGTTCAAG CCCAGGTTCAAGTATTGTCCGCTGCGCTCAGAGCTGCTCAGTTGGAGTCCATCAATGATTATGAGACCAAACGCACAGAAGAGAGCAATGGCAAACTTCAGAATGAATTGTCCACTTTTGAAGCCAGCCATGCCACTGTGGAGAAGAACACTTTGTCCTCTTCATCATTCCAGGATGATGTAAGCGACCAATCCACTACCAGTATACTGAAAAGCACA GAGTCAGAGGAACAACACAATGGGACCATtgaatttttaaagaaagaacaaCATAATAATCCACCCATTGAAGATGATAAATCCAAGTTACAG GATATCATACCTCAACCTTTATTGGACCAGTACTTGTCAATGACCGACCCAGCTCGAGCCCAGACTGTTGACACTGAAATAGCAAAACACTGTGCATATAGTCTCCCAGGGGTGGCCTTAACTCTGGGCAGGCAGAACTGGCATTGTTTGAAAGATACGTATGAGACCTTGGCAGCAGATGTACAG TGGAAGGTCCGTCGGACACTAGCTTTTTCCATACATGAGCTGGCTGTTATTCTGGGGGATCAACTAACAGCAGCTGATCTGGTGCCGATCTTCAATGGATTCTTAAAAGATCTGGATGAAGTGCGGATTGGAGTTCTTAAACATCTCTACGACTTCCTTAAG TTGCTTCATGCAGACAAAAGGCGTGAGTACCTTTACCAGCTTCAAGAATTTGTTGTGACTGATAACAGCAGGAATTGGAGGTTTCGTTACGAGCTGGCAGA ACAGTTGATCCTGATATTAGAACTCTACAGCCCCAATGATGTGTATGACTACTTACGGCACATTGCGTTAACTCTCTGTTCGGATAAAGTATCGGAAGTCAGGTGGATCTCCTTCAAACTG GTTGTGGCAATACTACAGAAGTTCTATGCAAATAATGCAAATGCGTTGGGATTAAATTTCATTAATGAGCTTGTAGCAAGGTTCCGTCATTGTTCCAAATGGATTGGAAGACAAGCTTTTGCCTTCATTTGTCAG GCTGTAGTAGAAGAAGAGTGTATGCCTGTTGACCATTTTGTCGAACACTTACTTCCCAGTCTTTTAAGTCTTGCTTCTGATCCTGTGCCAAACGTAAGGGTTCTGTTAGCCAAGGCTCTAAGGCAAACACTGTTGGAGAAAG GGAgtctcccttccccactcctcacCGGAATCAGttatgtcaatgggagtattTTGATAGTACTTTAA
- the LOC128847126 gene encoding serine/threonine-protein phosphatase 4 regulatory subunit 1-like isoform X1: protein MAGIPLYFVDLQDDLDDFGFEDYGPDCDSMRITAFLDIPGQDNLTPLARLEKYAFSENIFNRQIIARGLLDVFRDFSNNEEDFLTVMEIVVRLSEDAEPTVRTELMEQIPPIAIFLQESRPNFPTAFSDYLMPIVVRYLTDPNNQVRKASQEALLILLEQELLAQNDIENKVCPILLDLSAPDSDDEYKVEAVNIICKMASMLSKTIVERMLLPRFCELCGDGKLFQVRKVCAASFGDICNAVGQEATERFLIPKFFELCSDSVWGMRKACAECFMAVSYTTSPEVRRSKLSPLFINLISDPCRWVRQAAFQSLGPFISTFANPSSAGLYIREDGTLSIRPSAQDLTSSSCQAGNNANITSASTNIVSSSLEQPIEIKSESSTEGTSAEANPLIRVESPRTDLLKGSSNSCGGPGEALTRLSQNDNTTACVIEGIKDCHVSNCQGVNSRFQSAEDIFNTFLYWRPPLPDISQDLELLQSKTEKHEEGCSMSKAMCNNCVASSEIKKVLESLQEHMDDPDVQAQVQVLSAALRAAQLESINDYETKRTEESNGKLQNELSTFEASHATVEKNTLSSSSFQDDVSDQSTTSILKSTESEEQHNGTIEFLKKEQHNNPPIEDDKSKLQDIIPQPLLDQYLSMTDPARAQTVDTEIAKHCAYSLPGVALTLGRQNWHCLKDTYETLAADVQWKVRRTLAFSIHELAVILGDQLTAADLVPIFNGFLKDLDEVRIGVLKHLYDFLKLLHADKRREYLYQLQEFVVTDNSRNWRFRYELAEQLILILELYSPNDVYDYLRHIALTLCSDKVSEVRWISFKLVVAILQKFYANNANALGLNFINELVARFRHCSKWIGRQAFAFICQAVVEEECMPVDHFVEHLLPSLLSLASDPVPNVRVLLAKALRQTLLEKAYFKSVGNPHLEAVEETVLALQSDRDQDVSFFATVKPKLNNMDMTSLEKQN from the exons TTGGATTTGAAGACTATGGACCAGATTGTGATAGCATGAGGATAACTGCATTCTTGGACATTCCGGGACAGGATAACTTGACTCCGCTTGCTCGTTTGGAAAAATATGCTTTTAGTGAGAATATATTTAATCG ACAGATTATTGCCAGAGGTCTACTTGATGTCTTTCGAGATTTCAGTAATAATGAAGAAGATTTCTTGACGGTAATGGAGATAGTGGTCAGACTGTCCGAAGATGCAG AGCCTACTGTACGGACAGAACTGATGGAACAAATACCTCCCATTGCCATTTTTCTGCAAGAAAGTCGACCAAACTTCCCAACGGCATTTTCTGACTACCTTATGCCCATTGTAGTGAGATACCTCACAGACCCTAACAACCAG GTTAGAAAAGCAAGTCAGGAAGCACTGCTGATACTGCTAGAACAAGAACTCCTTGCTCAAAATGATATTGAAAATAAGGTGTGTCCAATTCTGTTGGACCTCTCTGCTCCAGACAGTGACGATGAGTACAAAGTGGAAGCAGTGAAT ATAATTTGTAAAATGGCTTCTATGCTGAGCAAAACTATTGTTGAACGTATGCTACTTCCCCGTTTCTGCGAGCTGTGTGGTGATGGGAAACTTTTCCAAGTCCGTAAG gtttgtgCAGCTAGCTTTGGTGATATTTGTAATGCAGTTGGACAAGAAGCCACAGAGAGATTTTTG ATTCCAAAGTTTTTTGAACTCTGCTCTGATAGTGTGTGGGGAATGCGAAAAGCTTGTGCTGAATGCTTTATGGCTGTGTCTTACACCACTTCTCCAGAAGTTCGCAGAAGCAAACTGTCCCCTCTCTTTATCAATCTCATCAGTGACCCCTGCAGATGG GTTCGCCAAGCTGCTTTTCAGTCTCTAGGCCCATTTATTTCTACCTTCGCAAACCCTTCTAGTGCTGGCCTTTATATTCGGGAGGATGGGACCCTCAGTATCCGACCATCAGcacaggatttgacttccagttccTGCCAAGCAGGCAACAATGCAAACATCACATCTGCCAGTACGAACATTGTATCCTCCAG TTTAGAACAACCAATAGAAATTAAATCGGAATCGTCAACTGAAGGGACTTCAGCAGAAGCCAACCCCTTGATCCGTGTTGAAAGCCCAAGGACAGACCTACTGAAAGGAAGTTCAAATAGTTGTGGTGGTCCTGGAGAGGCTCTTACCAGATTGTCCCAGAACGACAATACCACTGCTTGTGTGATAGAAGGCATTAAAGACTGTCACGTGAGCAATTGCCAGGGAGTGAACTCAAGGTTCCAGTctgctgaggatatttttaaTACTTTCCTGTACTGGCGCCCTCCACTCCCTGATATAAGCCAGGATTTGGAGCTGCTTCAGTCCAAGACTGAGAAGCATGAAGAAGGTTGCTCTATGTCAAAAGCTATGTGTAATAACTGTGTTGCCAGTAGTGAAATAAAAAAAGTGCTGGAAAGCTTGCAGGAGCACATGGATGATCCAGATGTTCAAG CCCAGGTTCAAGTATTGTCCGCTGCGCTCAGAGCTGCTCAGTTGGAGTCCATCAATGATTATGAGACCAAACGCACAGAAGAGAGCAATGGCAAACTTCAGAATGAATTGTCCACTTTTGAAGCCAGCCATGCCACTGTGGAGAAGAACACTTTGTCCTCTTCATCATTCCAGGATGATGTAAGCGACCAATCCACTACCAGTATACTGAAAAGCACA GAGTCAGAGGAACAACACAATGGGACCATtgaatttttaaagaaagaacaaCATAATAATCCACCCATTGAAGATGATAAATCCAAGTTACAG GATATCATACCTCAACCTTTATTGGACCAGTACTTGTCAATGACCGACCCAGCTCGAGCCCAGACTGTTGACACTGAAATAGCAAAACACTGTGCATATAGTCTCCCAGGGGTGGCCTTAACTCTGGGCAGGCAGAACTGGCATTGTTTGAAAGATACGTATGAGACCTTGGCAGCAGATGTACAG TGGAAGGTCCGTCGGACACTAGCTTTTTCCATACATGAGCTGGCTGTTATTCTGGGGGATCAACTAACAGCAGCTGATCTGGTGCCGATCTTCAATGGATTCTTAAAAGATCTGGATGAAGTGCGGATTGGAGTTCTTAAACATCTCTACGACTTCCTTAAG TTGCTTCATGCAGACAAAAGGCGTGAGTACCTTTACCAGCTTCAAGAATTTGTTGTGACTGATAACAGCAGGAATTGGAGGTTTCGTTACGAGCTGGCAGA ACAGTTGATCCTGATATTAGAACTCTACAGCCCCAATGATGTGTATGACTACTTACGGCACATTGCGTTAACTCTCTGTTCGGATAAAGTATCGGAAGTCAGGTGGATCTCCTTCAAACTG GTTGTGGCAATACTACAGAAGTTCTATGCAAATAATGCAAATGCGTTGGGATTAAATTTCATTAATGAGCTTGTAGCAAGGTTCCGTCATTGTTCCAAATGGATTGGAAGACAAGCTTTTGCCTTCATTTGTCAG GCTGTAGTAGAAGAAGAGTGTATGCCTGTTGACCATTTTGTCGAACACTTACTTCCCAGTCTTTTAAGTCTTGCTTCTGATCCTGTGCCAAACGTAAGGGTTCTGTTAGCCAAGGCTCTAAGGCAAACACTGTTGGAGAAAG CTTATTTTAAAAGTGTTGGCAACCCTCATCTAGAAGCTGTGGAAGAGACTGTTCTAGCTTTACAGTCTGACAGAGACCAAGATGTGTCTTTTTTTGCCACTGTAAAACCAAAACTGAACAATATGGACATGACTTCCcttgaaaaacaaaactaa
- the LOC128847126 gene encoding serine/threonine-protein phosphatase 4 regulatory subunit 1-like isoform X2, which translates to MRITAFLDIPGQDNLTPLARLEKYAFSENIFNRQIIARGLLDVFRDFSNNEEDFLTVMEIVVRLSEDAEPTVRTELMEQIPPIAIFLQESRPNFPTAFSDYLMPIVVRYLTDPNNQVRKASQEALLILLEQELLAQNDIENKVCPILLDLSAPDSDDEYKVEAVNIICKMASMLSKTIVERMLLPRFCELCGDGKLFQVRKVCAASFGDICNAVGQEATERFLIPKFFELCSDSVWGMRKACAECFMAVSYTTSPEVRRSKLSPLFINLISDPCRWVRQAAFQSLGPFISTFANPSSAGLYIREDGTLSIRPSAQDLTSSSCQAGNNANITSASTNIVSSSLEQPIEIKSESSTEGTSAEANPLIRVESPRTDLLKGSSNSCGGPGEALTRLSQNDNTTACVIEGIKDCHVSNCQGVNSRFQSAEDIFNTFLYWRPPLPDISQDLELLQSKTEKHEEGCSMSKAMCNNCVASSEIKKVLESLQEHMDDPDVQAQVQVLSAALRAAQLESINDYETKRTEESNGKLQNELSTFEASHATVEKNTLSSSSFQDDVSDQSTTSILKSTESEEQHNGTIEFLKKEQHNNPPIEDDKSKLQDIIPQPLLDQYLSMTDPARAQTVDTEIAKHCAYSLPGVALTLGRQNWHCLKDTYETLAADVQWKVRRTLAFSIHELAVILGDQLTAADLVPIFNGFLKDLDEVRIGVLKHLYDFLKLLHADKRREYLYQLQEFVVTDNSRNWRFRYELAEQLILILELYSPNDVYDYLRHIALTLCSDKVSEVRWISFKLVVAILQKFYANNANALGLNFINELVARFRHCSKWIGRQAFAFICQAVVEEECMPVDHFVEHLLPSLLSLASDPVPNVRVLLAKALRQTLLEKAYFKSVGNPHLEAVEETVLALQSDRDQDVSFFATVKPKLNNMDMTSLEKQN; encoded by the exons ATGAGGATAACTGCATTCTTGGACATTCCGGGACAGGATAACTTGACTCCGCTTGCTCGTTTGGAAAAATATGCTTTTAGTGAGAATATATTTAATCG ACAGATTATTGCCAGAGGTCTACTTGATGTCTTTCGAGATTTCAGTAATAATGAAGAAGATTTCTTGACGGTAATGGAGATAGTGGTCAGACTGTCCGAAGATGCAG AGCCTACTGTACGGACAGAACTGATGGAACAAATACCTCCCATTGCCATTTTTCTGCAAGAAAGTCGACCAAACTTCCCAACGGCATTTTCTGACTACCTTATGCCCATTGTAGTGAGATACCTCACAGACCCTAACAACCAG GTTAGAAAAGCAAGTCAGGAAGCACTGCTGATACTGCTAGAACAAGAACTCCTTGCTCAAAATGATATTGAAAATAAGGTGTGTCCAATTCTGTTGGACCTCTCTGCTCCAGACAGTGACGATGAGTACAAAGTGGAAGCAGTGAAT ATAATTTGTAAAATGGCTTCTATGCTGAGCAAAACTATTGTTGAACGTATGCTACTTCCCCGTTTCTGCGAGCTGTGTGGTGATGGGAAACTTTTCCAAGTCCGTAAG gtttgtgCAGCTAGCTTTGGTGATATTTGTAATGCAGTTGGACAAGAAGCCACAGAGAGATTTTTG ATTCCAAAGTTTTTTGAACTCTGCTCTGATAGTGTGTGGGGAATGCGAAAAGCTTGTGCTGAATGCTTTATGGCTGTGTCTTACACCACTTCTCCAGAAGTTCGCAGAAGCAAACTGTCCCCTCTCTTTATCAATCTCATCAGTGACCCCTGCAGATGG GTTCGCCAAGCTGCTTTTCAGTCTCTAGGCCCATTTATTTCTACCTTCGCAAACCCTTCTAGTGCTGGCCTTTATATTCGGGAGGATGGGACCCTCAGTATCCGACCATCAGcacaggatttgacttccagttccTGCCAAGCAGGCAACAATGCAAACATCACATCTGCCAGTACGAACATTGTATCCTCCAG TTTAGAACAACCAATAGAAATTAAATCGGAATCGTCAACTGAAGGGACTTCAGCAGAAGCCAACCCCTTGATCCGTGTTGAAAGCCCAAGGACAGACCTACTGAAAGGAAGTTCAAATAGTTGTGGTGGTCCTGGAGAGGCTCTTACCAGATTGTCCCAGAACGACAATACCACTGCTTGTGTGATAGAAGGCATTAAAGACTGTCACGTGAGCAATTGCCAGGGAGTGAACTCAAGGTTCCAGTctgctgaggatatttttaaTACTTTCCTGTACTGGCGCCCTCCACTCCCTGATATAAGCCAGGATTTGGAGCTGCTTCAGTCCAAGACTGAGAAGCATGAAGAAGGTTGCTCTATGTCAAAAGCTATGTGTAATAACTGTGTTGCCAGTAGTGAAATAAAAAAAGTGCTGGAAAGCTTGCAGGAGCACATGGATGATCCAGATGTTCAAG CCCAGGTTCAAGTATTGTCCGCTGCGCTCAGAGCTGCTCAGTTGGAGTCCATCAATGATTATGAGACCAAACGCACAGAAGAGAGCAATGGCAAACTTCAGAATGAATTGTCCACTTTTGAAGCCAGCCATGCCACTGTGGAGAAGAACACTTTGTCCTCTTCATCATTCCAGGATGATGTAAGCGACCAATCCACTACCAGTATACTGAAAAGCACA GAGTCAGAGGAACAACACAATGGGACCATtgaatttttaaagaaagaacaaCATAATAATCCACCCATTGAAGATGATAAATCCAAGTTACAG GATATCATACCTCAACCTTTATTGGACCAGTACTTGTCAATGACCGACCCAGCTCGAGCCCAGACTGTTGACACTGAAATAGCAAAACACTGTGCATATAGTCTCCCAGGGGTGGCCTTAACTCTGGGCAGGCAGAACTGGCATTGTTTGAAAGATACGTATGAGACCTTGGCAGCAGATGTACAG TGGAAGGTCCGTCGGACACTAGCTTTTTCCATACATGAGCTGGCTGTTATTCTGGGGGATCAACTAACAGCAGCTGATCTGGTGCCGATCTTCAATGGATTCTTAAAAGATCTGGATGAAGTGCGGATTGGAGTTCTTAAACATCTCTACGACTTCCTTAAG TTGCTTCATGCAGACAAAAGGCGTGAGTACCTTTACCAGCTTCAAGAATTTGTTGTGACTGATAACAGCAGGAATTGGAGGTTTCGTTACGAGCTGGCAGA ACAGTTGATCCTGATATTAGAACTCTACAGCCCCAATGATGTGTATGACTACTTACGGCACATTGCGTTAACTCTCTGTTCGGATAAAGTATCGGAAGTCAGGTGGATCTCCTTCAAACTG GTTGTGGCAATACTACAGAAGTTCTATGCAAATAATGCAAATGCGTTGGGATTAAATTTCATTAATGAGCTTGTAGCAAGGTTCCGTCATTGTTCCAAATGGATTGGAAGACAAGCTTTTGCCTTCATTTGTCAG GCTGTAGTAGAAGAAGAGTGTATGCCTGTTGACCATTTTGTCGAACACTTACTTCCCAGTCTTTTAAGTCTTGCTTCTGATCCTGTGCCAAACGTAAGGGTTCTGTTAGCCAAGGCTCTAAGGCAAACACTGTTGGAGAAAG CTTATTTTAAAAGTGTTGGCAACCCTCATCTAGAAGCTGTGGAAGAGACTGTTCTAGCTTTACAGTCTGACAGAGACCAAGATGTGTCTTTTTTTGCCACTGTAAAACCAAAACTGAACAATATGGACATGACTTCCcttgaaaaacaaaactaa